The genomic segment CGGCGTGGTCGTCGAGGAAGGCCTGGCTGTAGCCGAGCGTCGCGCCGGCCAGCACCAGGGAGGAGGTGCAGCCGGCGACCCCGCGGGCCAGCTCCAGCGCGTCCTGCGCCCACTTGCCCGCCTCGGCGTACCGGCCGAGCTGGCGGAGCAGGTCCGCGGCGTGCGCCGCCGCGGCGACCCGCTCCGCGGCACCGACACCGGAGGCGGCCAGGGTGGCCTCGTACTCGATTTCGGCCTCGGTCAACCGGCCGACGGCGGCGAGCAGCCGGGCGCGCAGCATGCGCAGCCAGGCCGGGGCGGGCTCGTCGGCCCGGCCCGGCGTACCGGTCAGGTCGTCGGCGAGCCGCTGCGCCAGCACCAGCGCCCGCTCGTGCTCGCCGCACCGGTGCGCGGCTGCGACGGCCAGCCGGCCCAGCGCCACCAGGTCCGGCGCGTCGGCCGCCGGATCCGGCACCGCCCGGCGCAGGTCGAGCGCGGTGTGCCAGTGTTCGAACGCCTCCGCGTGGCCGCCGAGCCGCTCGGCCTCCCGGGCCGCCGCGATCGCGGCGGGTAGCGCACGCATCGGTTCACCAGCCAGCCGCCAGTGGTGGGCCAGCCGGGCGTGCTGGAGCTCACCGCCGGTCCCGCTGGCGAGCGCCTCGGCGTGGCGGCGGTGCGACCGGATCCGCTCGCCGGGTAGCAGCCGAGCCTGGAGAACCTCCCTGACCAGGTGGTAGCGGAACCGGTAGCCGTCGCCGGAGGCGGTCAGGATGCGCTGGGAGACCGCGTCCCGGGCCGCCTGGAGCAGGCGCTCCTCGTCGAGCGGGACCACCCGGGACAGCAGGGCGTGCGACACCGGCTCGATCCCGGCGGCCACCGCCTGGACGACCAGGTGGGCGTCGGCCGCGAGCGCGTCGATCCGGGCGAGGAAGGTCTCCCGCAGCGTCTCGGAGGGCCCGCTCCGCCCGTCGCGGAGTTCCCGGGCCAGCTCCTCGACCACGAACGGGACGCCACCGCTGCGTTGCCAGAGCGGCTCGGCGGTCGCCGGGTCGAGCGGCCGGCCCAGCACCGAGGCGGCCAGCAGGGTGGTCTCGGCCCGGTTCAGCGGTGGCAACCGGAGCACCCGTACCGTGCGGAGCCGACGCAGTTCGGCGAGCATCGCCCGCAGCGGGTCGTCGCCCGCCAGGGACTCGGTCCGGACCGCCCCGAGCAGCAGCAGCGGGCTGCCGCCGAGCCCGGCGAGCAGGTAGAGCAGCAACTTGCGGGTGGTCTGGTCGGCCCACTGCAGGTCGTCGATGATCAGGACGAGGGGGCGTTCCCCGGCGATGCCGGCCAGGCCGCTGGCGAGCCGTTCCAGCAGGGCGCCGCTGCCGTCCCGGCTCGCCGGCTCGCCGTCGAGGACCGCCAGCAGGTGCCGTACGGCGTCGAGTTCCCCGGTCGCGGTCTGCTCCCCGGGTGCGGCGGAGCCGGTCGTCGGGCCGGGCTCGGGCCACCGGCGGGCGCCGAACCGGCGCAGTGCCTGCCGCAGTGGATGCAGCGGTGAGGCGTCGCCGATGTCCAGACAGGCGCCGGCGAGGACCACGGCGCCGGCCGCGCGCGCCTGCTCACCAGCGGCGGCGAGCAGTCGGCTCTTGCCGACGCCGATCTCGGCCTCCACGAAGACCGCGGCCGAGCCGCCACCCTCGACCCGGCCCAGCGCGGCCCGGACCGCCGCGAGCTGCTCGTCCCGGCCGACCAGCGGGACATCGCCGGGATCGCGCGCCGGGACCGAGCCGTTCTCGCCTGGCACTGTCAATCCGATCGCCGACATAAAGGGTGGAGGCTTCTGACATACGTCGTTCTACTGATCCTAGAGCGCGCCGGTTTGGGCGATCATCGGGCCTGAGGTCCCCGGGGTTTCGGCCCGGGGGAGGGGTCCGTCCGGGAGGATGACGATGAGTGGCGCAATCCCGCAGGGAATCGGCCGCCGGCGGTTCGAGGGCTCGGCCTGACGGCGACGATCAGGCATGAACCGCCGACGGGCGGGTAGTTCGCGGAAATGGACACGACCTGGAAGCCGGTGGACGAACACGGCACGCTCTCCAGCAAGGAGCGACGCGAGCTCCCGGACAGCGCCTACGCCTTCCCCGCCAAGCGGAAGGAACCACTCACCGACGCCGCCCACGTCCGCACCGCCCTCGCCCGCTTCGACCAGGTGCAGGGCGTCAGTGACCGGGAGCGGGACCAGGCGTTCGCGAACATTCTCGCCGCCGCCCGGCACCACGGCGTCGAGGTGGCCGAGACGGACTGGCGCGAGCTGGGCAGCCGGCCGCACACCCCGAACCCGGCACAGCACCGCTGAGGCGGTCCGTGCCGGCTCAGCGCACGGGCTGGCCGACCGGATGGGCGTCGCCGGGCCGGCGGGGTGCCGGTATGGGCCGCCGGTCGGCGGGAGTGGTGGGCGGCCTACGGCGTGGCCCCAGCAGCCGCATCATCGGTGTCTCGACGAACCGGAAGAGCAACCAGGCGAGAAGCAGGCAGACCAGCAGGAATCCGGCAGTGGCCGCCAGCCCCTGCCAGCCGGGCAGCCCGCCGGCGTGCCCGGTCAGCCGCAGCACCGTGGTGATCAGGAAGACGTGCACGAGGTAGTAGGCGAACGAGATCTCGCCGAGTCGCACCATCGGCCGGGACCGCCACGGTGACCAGCGGCCGCGGACGTCGGCGTCGGCCGCGCCGGTGATCACCAGTACGTAGACGGCCGCCAGCACGGCGGCCCAGTACTGCGCCGGGATCCACTCGATGGTGACCACCCAGGCGACCACGAAGATCGCGCTGGACAGCCGGAGGCCGGGCCCGCGCCACCGGCCGCGCAGCATCAGTTCGGCGGCCGCCACCCCCATCCAGAACTCCAGCGACCGGGTCAGCGGGAACACCTGGGTGAACCACCAGCGGTGCGCCTCGGGCACCAGGGTCTGCGCCGGCCACAGCGCCAGGATCAGCAGCGGGACCGCGACGACGAGCGCCCAGAGCTGCCAGGCCCGCATCCGGCGGATCAGCGG from the Solwaraspora sp. WMMD1047 genome contains:
- a CDS encoding DUF6582 domain-containing protein is translated as MDTTWKPVDEHGTLSSKERRELPDSAYAFPAKRKEPLTDAAHVRTALARFDQVQGVSDRERDQAFANILAAARHHGVEVAETDWRELGSRPHTPNPAQHR
- a CDS encoding acyltransferase, which translates into the protein MTSVTSVPDPGTAPAGGTATAQARRLPSLTGLRWIAAMLVFGFHVGTMGIIAEPSYQEIIAWLFTLGLSGVQFFFILSGFVLVWSARPGERAGAFWRRRLAKIYPNHVVLWVLVVLFAVYWADPLDIRVLLANLFLVQAWTPAPGYFYSVNTVSWSLSCELFFYLCLPLALPLIRRMRAWQLWALVVAVPLLILALWPAQTLVPEAHRWWFTQVFPLTRSLEFWMGVAAAELMLRGRWRGPGLRLSSAIFVVAWVVTIEWIPAQYWAAVLAAVYVLVITGAADADVRGRWSPWRSRPMVRLGEISFAYYLVHVFLITTVLRLTGHAGGLPGWQGLAATAGFLLVCLLLAWLLFRFVETPMMRLLGPRRRPPTTPADRRPIPAPRRPGDAHPVGQPVR
- a CDS encoding LuxR family transcriptional regulator, whose protein sequence is MPGENGSVPARDPGDVPLVGRDEQLAAVRAALGRVEGGGSAAVFVEAEIGVGKSRLLAAAGEQARAAGAVVLAGACLDIGDASPLHPLRQALRRFGARRWPEPGPTTGSAAPGEQTATGELDAVRHLLAVLDGEPASRDGSGALLERLASGLAGIAGERPLVLIIDDLQWADQTTRKLLLYLLAGLGGSPLLLLGAVRTESLAGDDPLRAMLAELRRLRTVRVLRLPPLNRAETTLLAASVLGRPLDPATAEPLWQRSGGVPFVVEELARELRDGRSGPSETLRETFLARIDALAADAHLVVQAVAAGIEPVSHALLSRVVPLDEERLLQAARDAVSQRILTASGDGYRFRYHLVREVLQARLLPGERIRSHRRHAEALASGTGGELQHARLAHHWRLAGEPMRALPAAIAAAREAERLGGHAEAFEHWHTALDLRRAVPDPAADAPDLVALGRLAVAAAHRCGEHERALVLAQRLADDLTGTPGRADEPAPAWLRMLRARLLAAVGRLTEAEIEYEATLAASGVGAAERVAAAAHAADLLRQLGRYAEAGKWAQDALELARGVAGCTSSLVLAGATLGYSQAFLDDHAAGVATLRAAGETARRSGTPLDVAQADLHLAELLSGPLNELAEGVNVARQGAADAERAGLGRSHGARLRAVAANGLFRLGRWAEAEREVTAALRHRPTDADAVELLLARCRVHVGYGHLDDSERALESVETLLAAGGGVRQMIPLLTLRAGIAMWRDRPGAARAAVQHGLDLAESRSDDVWLQAALVWHGLRAEAEARVSRNGTPDQETIDRLRAVADRMAEQSATAPVRGAVAGYQDLCAAELTRVAGRSDPVRWARTAEVWDRLNHPYPAAYARLRQAEALFGIRARNTEAAEVLRAAYRIGRRLGAGPLVAEIQALAVRARVTLADPPATAGPEPVPRANDDLASLTGRERQVLALVARGHTNRAIAAELFISERTVGVHVSHIFDKLQVRTRVEATLIYERSGPPPSVSR